A DNA window from Impatiens glandulifera chromosome 7, dImpGla2.1, whole genome shotgun sequence contains the following coding sequences:
- the LOC124945076 gene encoding putative E3 ubiquitin-protein ligase RING1a yields the protein MPAQKRHSSSEDLHDDDSSPPHQSRRKQSRRERLAEDVRDDEEEEDEEDEEDEEEVKEDLSEGEDSDGSRASDDPTTLPEWVPADLIALRTYVQCPICLGIIKKTRTVMECLHRFCRECIDKSMRLGNNECPACRTHCASRRSLRDDPRFDTLIEVLYQNIEKYEEEELAFHEEEKTRNKQIQDSIAQIFRRQSEALAVKRKTGKDLAASRLPRNYRHSYSRRRRSGRGTELEGSDDNEDENNHDGNKDSSSADELRTETKQRRNRRRAVATHPSSSSAVNSDGGGCAENELETNREIRLSSSTPLRSSEIIGWGGGGARSRSLRSSRSAKLKGYLENSKDNYDKLDVHLMLISLNSKTVPGLAQPFLCCRPSLLVQHLIDYVAQETEMQLEDVEILLVKRADTTGNSLDGDIIDLSVLLGNVSLPSDLFDFCKAMLQPVEGKETLGKLRSNSSIGVNHLILAYRVKNQLK from the exons ATGCCTGCTCAAAAACGTCACTCATCCTCGGAGGATCTTCACGACGATGACTCCTCTCCTCCGCACCAGAGCCGTCGCAAGCAATCGCGAAGAGAGAGACTGGCTGAGGATGTAAGAGATGACGAGGAggaggaagatgaagaagacgaagaagatgaagaagaagtgaAGGAGGATCTGTCTGAAGGAGAAG ATTCCGATGGTAGCCGAGCATCCGACGACCCAACTACCCTTCCAGA ATGGGTACCTGCTGACCTGATTGCTCTTCGTACCTATGTTCAATGTCCAATATGCTTAG GTATTATCAAGAAAACACGAACTGTGATGGAATGCTTACACCGTTTTTGCAGGGAATGCATTGACAAGTCAATGCGGTTGGG TAACAATGAGTGTCCTGCTTGCCGCACACATTGTGCTAGTCGACGTTCTTTGAGAGATGATCCAAGATTTGACACATTGATTGAGGtcttatatcaaaatattgagAAGTATGAGGAAGAG GAATTGGCTTTTCATGAAGAGGAGAAAACTCGTAACAAGCAG ATACAAGATTCCATTGCTCAAATATTTCGAAGGCAATCAGAAGCACTTGCAGTCAAGCGCAAAACAGGTAAAGATTTAGCCGCATCAAGATTGCCACGGAATTATCGCCATTCTTACTCCAGAAGAAGACGAAGTGGCCGTGGCACAGAACTTGAAGGATCTGATGACAATGAAGATGAAAATAATCATGATGGAAACAAAGATTCATCTTCAGCTGATGAACTTAGAACTGAAACTAAGCAGAGGAGAAACAGGAGAAGGGCGGTTGCAACTcacccttcttcttcttcagctgtTAACTCTGATGGAGGAGGATGTGCTGAAAATGAATTGGAAACAAACAGAGAAATTAGACTTTCCTCTTCCACACCTTTGCGGAGTTCAGAGATAATTGGTTGGGGTGGAGGTGGTGCTCGGAGCAGGAGCCTCCGGAGCTCTCGATCAGCAAAACTGAAAGGATATCTTGAAAATTCAAAAGATAATTATGATAAG TTAGATGTTCATCTCATGCTTATTTCCTTGAACTCGAAGACAGTGCCCGGTTTGGCGCAGCCATTTCTCTGTTGTCGTCCTAGCTTGTTGGTTCAACACCTTATTGAT TATGTGGCTCAAGAGACCGAAATGCAATTGGAAGATGTTGAAATTCTGCTAGTTAAAAGGGCCGATACTACAGGCAACAGCCTTGATGGGGATATAATAGACCTTTCAGTGTTACTTGGAAACGTCAGCTTACCATCCGACCTGTTTGATTTCTGTAAGGCAATGCTGCAGCCTGTGGAAGGGAAAGAAACATTGGGAAAACTTAGAAGCAATTCAAGTATTGGCGTCAACCATTTG ATTCTTGCATATAGGGTGAAGAATCAACTTAAATAA
- the LOC124945132 gene encoding probable protein phosphatase 2C 58: protein MTGKDILRQMKEKAATVVGSLVNADTAKGKSTTASKNITHGFHLVKGKSHHAMEDYLVSQLKKVHENDLGLFAIFDGHMGHTVANYLQSNLFDNILKEGDFWTDTKRALKRAYVTTDSYILEHSVSLGRGGSTAVTAILVNGQKLVVANVGDSRAVLSKNGVAKQLSVDHEPNKEEEKRMIESKGGFVSNIPGDVPRVDGQLAVARAFGDKSLKRHMSSEPDVIEETINGDAECLILASDGLWKVMTNQEAIDAIKHIKDAQQAAKHLTEEAVARKSRDDISCIVVKFH from the exons ATGACCGGGAAAGATATTCTTAGACAAATGAAg GAAAAAGCTGCTACAGTTGTTGGATCATTGGTCAATGCAGACACGGCGAAAGGAAAAAGTACGACGGCGTCGAAGAACATCACTCATGGATTTCATCTCGTCAAGGGCAAGTCACATCATGCAATGGAAGACTACCTAGTCTCTCAACTTAAGAAAGTTCATGAAAATGATCTTGGTTTGTTTGCAATCTTTGATGGTCATATGGGCCATACTGTGGCAAACTACTTACAATCCAACCTATTTGACAACATTCTGAAAGAG GGTGACTTTTGGACAGACACAAAACGTGCTTTAAAGAGAGCATATGTCACTACAGATTCTTATATCTTGGAACATTCGGTTTCCCTTGGAAGAGGTGGATCCACAGCAGTTACAGCAATACTTGTGAACGGTCAGAAGCTTGTAGTTGCAAATGTTGGAGATTCTCGAGCTGTTTTATCCAAGAATGGTGTGGCGAAACAGCTGTCAGTTGACCACGAGCcgaataaggaagaagagaaaagAATGATTGAGAGTAAAGGTGGATTTGTTTCCAACATTCCag GTGATGTTCCTCGAGTTGATGGTCAGTTAGCAGTGGCAAGGGCTTTTGGAGATAAAAGCTTGAAGAGACATATGAGTTCGGAACCAGATGTGATAGAAGAGACGATAAATGGGGATGCAGAATGTCTAATCTTGGCGAGCGACGGATTATGGaag GTGATGACAAACCAAGAAGCAATAGATGCTATAAAACACATAAAGGATGCACAACAGGCAGCTAAGCATTTAACAGAAGAGGCTGTTGCTAGAAAAAGCAGAGATGATATCTCCTGTATAGTTGTCAAGTTTCACTAA